A DNA window from Methylobacterium sp. NMS14P contains the following coding sequences:
- a CDS encoding NAD-dependent epimerase/dehydratase family protein, with protein sequence MEDVVAPPPFGRLLITGATGFVGGRLTRGFAEAGIAVGALARANSATEFLDPRATILRHDGATDTLHAAMRAFAPEAVIHAATHFVGVHGPDHVAPLIQANLLFGTQLLDAMARCEVRHMVNFGTIWQHFAGDRYDPATLYAATKQAFEDIAAYYAEAEGFTILTLKLPDTYGPADRRGKLVSALLQAQREGRRIDLSPGEQMLNLLHVDDVLSGSRAALDRIRAAPGRTRESFALRGPETLSLRALVARIERLGARPVPVAWGARPYRAREVMRPWMGPLLPGWSAAVGLDRGLTELMAAQ encoded by the coding sequence GTGGAAGACGTGGTAGCGCCGCCGCCCTTCGGCCGCCTGCTCATCACCGGCGCGACCGGCTTCGTCGGCGGACGTCTGACCCGGGGCTTCGCCGAGGCCGGCATCGCCGTCGGCGCCCTGGCGCGGGCGAACTCGGCCACCGAGTTCCTCGACCCGCGCGCGACGATCCTGCGCCACGACGGGGCGACGGACACGCTGCACGCCGCGATGCGCGCCTTCGCGCCCGAGGCGGTGATCCACGCCGCCACCCACTTCGTCGGCGTGCACGGGCCGGACCATGTGGCGCCGCTGATCCAGGCCAACCTGCTGTTCGGCACGCAGCTCCTCGACGCGATGGCGCGCTGCGAGGTCCGGCACATGGTCAATTTCGGCACGATCTGGCAGCATTTCGCGGGTGATCGCTACGATCCGGCGACCCTGTACGCGGCGACCAAGCAGGCCTTCGAGGATATCGCGGCCTACTACGCCGAGGCGGAAGGCTTCACGATCCTGACCTTGAAGCTGCCGGACACCTACGGACCGGCGGATCGCCGCGGCAAGCTCGTCTCGGCCCTGCTCCAGGCCCAGCGGGAGGGGCGACGGATCGACCTGTCCCCGGGCGAGCAGATGCTCAACCTGCTTCACGTCGACGACGTGCTGTCGGGGAGCCGCGCCGCCCTGGACAGGATCCGCGCGGCGCCCGGGCGCACGCGGGAATCCTTCGCGCTGCGCGGGCCCGAGACGCTGTCGCTGCGCGCGCTCGTGGCGCGGATCGAGCGTCTAGGCGCGCGGCCCGTTCCGGTGGCCTGGGGCGCGCGGCCCTACCGGGCACGGGAGGTGATGCGGCCCTGGATGGGGCCGCTCCTGCCCGGCTGGTCCGCCGCCGTCGGCCTGGATCGCGGCCTCACCGAACTGATGGCGGCGCAGTGA
- the rfbF gene encoding glucose-1-phosphate cytidylyltransferase — translation MKAVILAGGLGTRLSEETATRPKPMVEIGGRPILWHIMKGYSRHGINDFVICLGYKGYIIKEYFANYFLHMSDVTMHIAENRMEIHRKTAEPWTVTLVDTGDQSMTGGRLKRVRHHLEGEEMFALTYGDGVSDVDVTAQIAFHRAHGKRATVTAVRPDKRFGYLALDGDRVTAFEEKPDNEGGWINGGFFLLAPSVIDTVAGDETVWEREPLERLAREGDLQAFIHDGYWQAMDTLRDKTNLEALWASGRAPWKTW, via the coding sequence GTGAAGGCCGTGATCCTGGCGGGCGGCCTCGGCACGCGCCTGTCCGAGGAGACCGCCACGCGGCCGAAGCCGATGGTCGAGATCGGCGGCCGGCCGATCCTGTGGCACATCATGAAGGGCTACAGCCGCCACGGCATCAACGACTTCGTGATCTGCCTCGGATACAAGGGGTACATCATCAAAGAATATTTTGCGAACTACTTCCTCCACATGAGCGATGTGACGATGCACATCGCCGAGAACCGGATGGAGATCCACCGGAAGACCGCCGAGCCCTGGACCGTCACGCTGGTCGATACGGGCGACCAGAGCATGACCGGAGGCCGCCTGAAGCGCGTCCGGCATCACCTGGAGGGTGAGGAGATGTTCGCGCTCACCTACGGCGACGGCGTCAGCGACGTCGATGTCACCGCGCAGATCGCCTTCCACCGCGCCCACGGGAAGCGCGCCACCGTGACGGCGGTGCGGCCCGACAAGCGCTTCGGCTACCTCGCCCTCGACGGCGATCGGGTCACGGCCTTCGAGGAGAAGCCCGACAACGAGGGCGGCTGGATCAACGGCGGCTTCTTCCTCCTCGCGCCGTCGGTGATCGACACGGTCGCGGGCGACGAGACGGTCTGGGAGCGCGAGCCCCTGGAGCGCCTAGCCCGGGAGGGCGACCTGCAGGCCTTCATCCACGACGGCTACTGGCAGGCGATGGACACGCTCCGGGACAAGACCAACCTCGAGGCGCTCTGGGCGTCGGGACGGGCGCCGTGGAAGACGTGGTAG
- a CDS encoding hydroxyisourate hydrolase, translating to MTGLSLHAVDAATGRPAEGMRVRVLRAGGKRRVIAEGRLGADGTLDHPVVRTRLAAGLYEVVFVIGDFVGAAGEGFLEEAAIRFRLDDPDRHCHLPLKFTAFGVALFRGC from the coding sequence GTGACCGGGCTGTCGCTCCACGCCGTCGACGCCGCCACGGGCCGGCCGGCCGAGGGGATGCGCGTGCGCGTCCTGCGCGCCGGGGGAAAGCGGCGGGTGATCGCCGAGGGCCGCCTCGGGGCGGACGGGACCCTCGACCATCCGGTCGTGCGGACGCGGCTCGCCGCCGGCCTCTACGAGGTCGTGTTCGTCATCGGCGACTTCGTCGGGGCCGCGGGGGAGGGGTTCCTGGAGGAGGCCGCGATCCGCTTCCGGCTCGACGACCCCGACCGCCACTGCCACCTGCCGCTGAAGTTCACCGCCTTCGGGGTGGCGCTGTTCCGCGGCTGCTGA
- a CDS encoding glycosyltransferase family 2 protein: protein MSLPLVSLIVPTLNRLELLAQTLSSVSTQDYGNLELIISDNASTDATGSFLGQLRNDRLTVLTRSFTLPMEANVTDAVQHARGKYMLLLSDDDLISNTYISTMVAAFEADDAVQVGLGRRVLIDGASQILHQAEPLSAKAQIEAAESWLTRYFASPTAHTQINTVFSTFYRRAAWLDAGGQPTLSGSYFSDTIPFVGVLNRASKVFYSPEAVFLYRVHANQESHQATSAAKQAYAGMFQFFEQLKPKLGDLAHSDPLKSALIRYVLMMFFNACGPFAKEQKISAPDLYGFFWNALSRPSPSETGAAGTGDRARMRPADPAVA, encoded by the coding sequence ATGTCGCTGCCGCTGGTTTCCCTGATCGTGCCGACCCTGAACCGTCTCGAGTTGCTGGCGCAGACCCTGAGCTCCGTCTCGACGCAGGATTACGGCAACCTTGAGCTGATCATCAGCGACAACGCCAGCACCGATGCCACGGGAAGCTTCCTGGGCCAGCTCCGGAACGATCGGCTCACGGTCCTCACCCGGTCGTTCACGCTGCCCATGGAGGCGAACGTGACCGACGCGGTCCAGCACGCGCGCGGCAAGTACATGCTGCTGCTGAGCGACGACGATCTCATCTCGAACACCTACATCTCGACGATGGTGGCGGCGTTCGAGGCCGACGACGCGGTTCAGGTTGGGCTGGGGCGCCGGGTTCTGATCGACGGCGCGAGCCAGATCCTGCACCAGGCCGAGCCGCTCTCGGCGAAGGCCCAAATCGAGGCCGCGGAGTCGTGGTTGACGCGGTACTTCGCCAGCCCGACGGCCCACACCCAGATCAACACCGTCTTCTCGACCTTCTACCGGCGTGCCGCGTGGCTGGACGCCGGCGGGCAGCCGACGCTGTCGGGCTCCTACTTCTCCGACACGATCCCGTTCGTCGGCGTTCTCAACCGCGCGTCGAAGGTGTTCTACTCGCCCGAGGCCGTCTTCCTGTATCGGGTGCATGCGAATCAGGAGAGTCATCAGGCGACCTCGGCGGCGAAGCAGGCCTATGCGGGCATGTTCCAGTTCTTCGAGCAGTTGAAGCCGAAGCTCGGCGATCTTGCCCATTCGGATCCGCTCAAGTCCGCGCTCATCCGGTATGTCCTGATGATGTTCTTCAACGCGTGCGGCCCTTTCGCCAAGGAGCAGAAGATCAGCGCGCCCGATCTGTACGGATTCTTCTGGAACGCACTGAGCCGCCCCTCTCCCTCGGAGACCGGCGCGGCGGGGACGGGGGATCGGGCGAGGATGCGGCCGGCGGATCCAGCCGTCGCGTGA
- a CDS encoding dTDP-4-dehydrorhamnose 3,5-epimerase family protein: MFEIRTSDLPGVLALRAPGSRDARGSFHKLMHAPSLAAAGLRTDFAEVYCSTSAGGVIRGMHFQVPPHQHAKLVWCLSGAVTDVVLDLRRGSPGYGRAVALDLDGAAPAGVYIPEGCAHGFAVRSSAATLLYLVTSVHAPAADVGIRWDSFGFDWGIAHPTLSDRDSLHPGLDAFDTPF, encoded by the coding sequence ATGTTCGAGATCCGGACCAGCGACCTTCCGGGGGTACTCGCCCTCCGCGCGCCCGGCAGCCGCGATGCCCGCGGCAGCTTCCACAAGCTGATGCACGCGCCGAGCCTCGCGGCAGCGGGGTTGAGGACCGATTTCGCCGAGGTCTACTGCTCCACCTCGGCGGGGGGCGTGATCCGCGGCATGCATTTCCAGGTGCCGCCCCACCAGCACGCGAAGCTCGTCTGGTGCCTGTCCGGTGCGGTGACGGACGTCGTCCTCGACCTGCGTCGGGGCTCGCCCGGCTACGGCCGCGCCGTCGCCCTCGACCTCGACGGGGCGGCGCCCGCCGGCGTCTACATTCCGGAGGGCTGCGCCCACGGCTTCGCCGTGCGCTCCAGCGCGGCGACGCTGCTCTACCTGGTCACGTCGGTCCACGCCCCCGCTGCCGATGTCGGCATCCGCTGGGACAGCTTCGGGTTCGACTGGGGCATCGCGCACCCGACCCTGTCGGACCGGGATAGCCTGCATCCCGGTCTCGACGCGTTCGACACGCCGTTCTGA
- a CDS encoding ABC transporter substrate-binding protein has protein sequence MPLHRRSLLAGALTLGAAQAFPGLSRAQARKLVFATFTGSWEEAHRAVLVPAFRKNSGGDVILDPMLSVDQIAKVQAARANPPIDVMLHDPGPALTAIAQDLVEPYPVAQSAHYGDLIADAQEPMGPAPFFQIVGLTYNPEKVKTPPTSWADLWKPEYRGRVGITNLNSTLGTGFLVEIARMHGGSETDVEPGFKALEALKPNLAAVAANPGALAALYQQEQVDIGPGNFNAIQILKARGVPVEFAAPKEGIIAFKTTIHIVKNTPSKELAFRLIEAALSPEVQAKLMQSPYLIVPTNRKVAMEGEVAKVLARDADELKRKSVFQDWAAINRGRPAWIERFNREIRV, from the coding sequence ATGCCCCTGCACCGCCGCAGCCTCCTCGCCGGCGCCCTGACCCTCGGCGCCGCGCAGGCCTTCCCGGGCCTGTCCCGCGCGCAGGCGCGCAAGCTCGTCTTCGCGACCTTCACGGGCAGCTGGGAGGAGGCGCACCGGGCCGTGCTGGTGCCGGCCTTCCGCAAGAATTCGGGCGGCGACGTCATCCTCGACCCGATGCTCTCGGTCGATCAGATCGCCAAGGTCCAGGCGGCCCGCGCCAACCCGCCGATCGACGTGATGCTGCACGATCCGGGGCCGGCCCTCACGGCCATCGCCCAGGACCTCGTCGAGCCCTACCCGGTGGCCCAGTCGGCCCATTACGGCGACCTGATCGCCGACGCGCAGGAGCCGATGGGCCCGGCGCCGTTCTTCCAGATCGTCGGCCTGACCTACAACCCCGAGAAGGTGAAGACGCCGCCGACCTCCTGGGCCGACCTGTGGAAGCCCGAGTACAGGGGCCGGGTCGGCATCACCAACCTGAACTCGACGCTCGGCACCGGCTTCCTCGTCGAGATCGCCCGGATGCACGGCGGCTCGGAGACCGACGTCGAGCCCGGCTTCAAGGCGCTGGAGGCGCTCAAGCCGAACCTCGCCGCCGTCGCGGCCAACCCGGGCGCCCTGGCGGCCCTCTACCAGCAGGAGCAGGTCGACATCGGGCCGGGCAATTTCAACGCGATCCAGATCCTGAAGGCCCGCGGCGTGCCGGTGGAGTTCGCGGCGCCCAAGGAGGGCATCATCGCCTTCAAGACGACGATCCACATCGTCAAGAACACGCCGTCGAAGGAGCTGGCCTTCAGGCTGATCGAGGCCGCCCTGTCGCCGGAGGTTCAGGCCAAGCTGATGCAGAGCCCCTACCTGATCGTGCCGACCAACCGGAAGGTCGCGATGGAGGGCGAGGTCGCGAAGGTCCTGGCGAGGGACGCGGACGAGTTGAAGCGCAAGTCGGTGTTCCAGGACTGGGCCGCGATCAACCGCGGCCGGCCGGCCTGGATCGAACGCTTCAACCGCGAGATCCGGGTGTGA
- the rfbG gene encoding CDP-glucose 4,6-dehydratase has product MTLERYRGTRVLVTGHTGFKGAWLVAWLLDQGAEVMGLALPPPAERPSLFRDLALADRMQSAFVDVRDAEAVRRAVAAFRPEIVFHLAAQALVRRSYADPLETFAVNVMGTAHVLEAARHTDSVRAVVCVTSDKCYENREWVWGYRESDPLGGKDPYSASKAAAEIVAGSYRQALMPGSRLRLATARGGNVIGGGDWSEDRLVPDLVRAIRSGAPLTLRNPDAVRPWQHVLELLHGYLLLGARLLAADDTVVGAWNFGPARASEVAVRRLIEQALAAWGGDPIPVRIEASALREAGILKLDAAKAEAELGWRPRLGFARTVRLTMEWYRDYSARPADAQALVEAQIAEYGRIAAAAGHADEDSA; this is encoded by the coding sequence ATGACCCTCGAGCGCTATCGCGGCACCCGTGTCCTCGTCACGGGTCATACCGGCTTCAAGGGCGCGTGGCTCGTCGCCTGGCTGCTCGACCAGGGCGCCGAGGTGATGGGCCTCGCCTTGCCGCCTCCGGCCGAGAGGCCGAGTCTGTTCCGCGATCTCGCGCTCGCCGACCGGATGCAATCCGCCTTCGTGGATGTCCGCGATGCCGAGGCCGTGCGCAGAGCCGTTGCGGCGTTTCGTCCGGAGATCGTCTTCCACCTCGCGGCCCAGGCGCTGGTGCGACGCTCCTACGCCGACCCGCTCGAGACCTTCGCGGTCAACGTCATGGGCACCGCCCACGTGCTGGAGGCAGCGCGCCACACCGATTCGGTCCGCGCAGTCGTCTGCGTCACCTCGGACAAGTGCTACGAGAACCGCGAGTGGGTCTGGGGCTACCGCGAATCCGACCCGTTGGGCGGCAAGGATCCCTACAGCGCCAGCAAGGCCGCCGCGGAGATCGTGGCCGGCAGCTACCGGCAGGCCCTGATGCCGGGATCGCGCCTGCGCCTCGCCACCGCCCGCGGCGGCAACGTGATCGGCGGCGGCGACTGGTCAGAGGATCGGCTCGTGCCCGACCTCGTCCGCGCCATCCGGAGCGGCGCGCCGCTCACGCTGCGGAACCCGGACGCGGTCAGGCCCTGGCAGCACGTGCTCGAACTCCTGCACGGCTACCTGCTGCTCGGCGCGCGGCTCCTGGCCGCCGACGACACGGTGGTCGGTGCCTGGAATTTCGGCCCTGCCCGCGCCAGCGAGGTCGCGGTGCGGCGGCTGATCGAGCAGGCGCTGGCCGCCTGGGGCGGAGACCCCATCCCGGTCCGCATCGAGGCCTCGGCCCTGCGCGAGGCCGGGATCCTCAAGCTCGACGCGGCCAAGGCGGAGGCGGAGCTGGGCTGGCGCCCCCGGCTCGGCTTCGCCCGCACGGTACGCCTGACGATGGAGTGGTACCGCGACTACAGCGCGCGTCCCGCCGATGCCCAGGCGCTCGTCGAGGCCCAGATCGCGGAATACGGCCGGATCGCGGCCGCGGCCGGCCACGCAGACGAGGACAGCGCCTGA
- a CDS encoding ABC transporter permease — protein sequence MRTSLRRDVDWFSFHGAVLLLAGLCLVLLAAPTAIVVVVSFTSGFSLRFPPPGYGLRWYAALAEAEQLRAAAWNSLVVAGWTTLLSVVLGTAAALAIARSRRLSARLLDSLFLSPLVLPALAFGLAALMLFSLAGIPVSPLTLVLGHTVVCVPYVVRTTVAALSQMDPVLLESSTSLGASRLYTFRRVTLPLIRPGILAGGFIAFMASFDNVPVSLFLRDAATDMLPIRMWQDLEGRLDVTVAAASSVLILVTVLLAAVMERAAGLSRRMAA from the coding sequence ATGCGGACGAGCCTGCGGCGCGACGTCGACTGGTTCAGCTTCCACGGCGCGGTGCTGCTGCTGGCCGGGCTCTGCCTCGTCCTGCTGGCGGCGCCCACCGCGATCGTCGTGGTGGTGTCGTTCACCAGCGGCTTCTCCCTGCGCTTCCCGCCGCCGGGCTACGGCCTGCGCTGGTACGCGGCGCTCGCGGAGGCCGAGCAGCTCCGGGCCGCCGCCTGGAACAGCCTCGTGGTGGCGGGCTGGACGACCCTGCTGTCGGTGGTGCTGGGCACCGCGGCGGCCCTCGCCATCGCGCGGTCGCGGCGGCTCTCCGCGCGGCTCCTCGACAGCCTGTTCCTGTCGCCCCTCGTCCTGCCCGCCCTGGCCTTCGGGCTCGCCGCCCTGATGCTGTTCAGCCTCGCCGGCATCCCGGTCTCGCCGCTGACCCTCGTGCTGGGCCACACCGTGGTCTGCGTGCCCTACGTGGTCCGCACCACCGTGGCGGCCCTGTCGCAGATGGACCCGGTGCTCCTCGAGAGCTCGACCTCCCTCGGCGCCTCGCGCCTGTATACGTTCCGCCGGGTGACCCTGCCGCTGATCCGGCCCGGGATCCTGGCCGGTGGCTTCATCGCCTTCATGGCGAGCTTCGACAACGTCCCGGTCTCGCTGTTCCTGCGCGACGCCGCCACCGACATGCTGCCGATCCGCATGTGGCAGGACCTGGAGGGCCGCCTCGACGTCACGGTGGCGGCAGCCTCCAGCGTGCTGATCCTCGTGACCGTGCTGCTCGCCGCCGTGATGGAGCGGGCCGCCGGCCTGTCCCGCCGGATGGCGGCCTGA
- a CDS encoding ABC transporter permease codes for MSAGPATAAGPVAAPLRPGRTWTAAYDIRLALPLGAFFLVFFLAPLALLVLVSFYADPAMTRFGLDQYARFLLDPFSLRVLGATLWLGVEVTALTLLLGLPLALLLTWAPGRLRGLLTLIVLLPLLTSVVVRTFAWIVILGRQGIVNAALLGLGLTDAPLKLLYTEGGLVLALAQVQLPLMVLPLVTALSRIDPNLADASAALGAGAWRTFLRVTLPLCLPGIVAGCLLTFAAAITAFITQSLIGGGQMLFMPMYLYQQASSLNNWPFAAAIAIVFLVAVLACVALLNLAGRLSGGRARA; via the coding sequence GTGAGCGCCGGCCCGGCCACGGCGGCGGGCCCGGTGGCGGCGCCCCTCCGCCCGGGCCGCACCTGGACGGCGGCCTACGACATCCGCCTCGCGCTGCCGCTCGGGGCCTTCTTCCTCGTCTTCTTCCTGGCGCCGCTGGCGCTGCTGGTGCTCGTGAGCTTCTACGCCGATCCGGCCATGACCCGGTTCGGCCTCGACCAGTACGCCCGGTTCCTGCTCGACCCGTTCTCTCTGCGGGTGCTCGGCGCGACCCTGTGGCTCGGCGTCGAGGTCACGGCGCTGACCCTCCTGCTCGGCCTGCCGCTGGCGCTGCTCCTGACCTGGGCGCCCGGCCGGCTGCGCGGCCTGCTGACCCTGATCGTGCTGCTGCCGCTGCTCACGAGCGTGGTGGTGCGGACCTTCGCGTGGATCGTGATCCTGGGGCGCCAGGGCATCGTCAACGCCGCGCTCCTCGGCCTCGGCCTCACCGACGCGCCCCTGAAGCTGCTCTACACCGAGGGCGGCCTCGTCCTGGCGCTGGCGCAGGTGCAGCTGCCGCTGATGGTCTTGCCCCTGGTCACCGCCCTGTCGCGGATCGACCCGAACCTCGCCGACGCCTCGGCGGCGCTCGGGGCGGGGGCGTGGCGCACCTTCCTCCGGGTGACGCTGCCGCTCTGCCTGCCCGGCATCGTGGCGGGCTGCCTGCTGACCTTCGCGGCGGCGATCACCGCCTTCATCACCCAGTCGCTGATCGGCGGCGGGCAGATGCTGTTCATGCCCATGTACCTGTACCAGCAGGCCTCGTCGCTCAACAACTGGCCGTTCGCGGCGGCGATCGCGATCGTCTTCCTCGTGGCGGTGCTCGCCTGCGTCGCGCTCCTCAACCTCGCGGGCCGCCTGTCGGGCGGCCGCGCGCGCGCCTGA
- a CDS encoding aspartate/glutamate racemase family protein, protein MRILLLNPNTSAAMTARMARAAEAALAPDAHITALTATTGLPYIASRAEAQLAGAAVLETLAAHQAGHDAAVIAAYGDPGLIAARELFDLPVVGMAEAAMLTACQLGARFAVVTFAPALLPWYEDAVALAGLSARCAGLHAVRRPFRAVTEVQDELRPEILALAERAVGEGADVVILAGAPLAGLAATLRDAVPVPLVDPLAAALGQAQALVRLGTRSPRAGRFARPPAKPATGLTGPLARWIAHREEES, encoded by the coding sequence ATGCGCATCCTGCTCCTCAACCCCAACACCTCGGCGGCGATGACCGCGCGCATGGCGCGGGCCGCCGAGGCGGCGCTCGCCCCCGACGCGCACATCACCGCGCTCACCGCCACGACGGGCCTGCCCTACATCGCGAGCCGGGCCGAGGCGCAGCTCGCCGGCGCCGCTGTGCTGGAGACGCTCGCCGCCCATCAGGCCGGCCACGACGCCGCGGTGATCGCCGCCTACGGCGATCCCGGGCTTATCGCCGCGCGGGAGCTGTTCGACCTGCCGGTGGTCGGCATGGCCGAAGCCGCGATGCTGACCGCCTGCCAGCTCGGGGCGCGGTTCGCGGTCGTCACCTTCGCGCCCGCCCTGCTGCCCTGGTACGAGGACGCGGTGGCGTTGGCCGGGCTGTCGGCGCGCTGCGCCGGCCTCCACGCGGTGCGCCGGCCGTTCCGGGCGGTGACCGAGGTGCAGGACGAGTTGCGGCCCGAGATCCTGGCCCTGGCCGAGCGGGCGGTCGGGGAGGGGGCCGACGTCGTGATCCTGGCCGGGGCGCCGCTCGCCGGCCTCGCCGCGACCCTGCGGGACGCGGTGCCGGTGCCGCTCGTCGACCCGCTGGCGGCCGCCCTGGGCCAGGCGCAGGCCCTGGTGCGGCTCGGGACGCGCTCGCCCCGGGCCGGCCGCTTCGCCCGGCCGCCCGCGAAGCCGGCCACCGGCCTGACCGGGCCGCTCGCCCGCTGGATCGCCCATCGCGAGGAGGAGTCATGA
- a CDS encoding amidase: protein MTRIDATGPLWTLSAAALGRRYAAGTASPVAAARACLERAEAVNPALNALVAVDPEGAERAAAASAARWRAGRPLGPLDGVPLTVKDSLNVAGFATGWGSRLYAGEGAARAVDRDETPVARLRAAGAVILGKTNVPELTVQGYTGNPVHGVTRNPWDPALTPGGSSGGAVAAVASGIGPLALGTDAGGSIRRPASHTGLVGLKPTAGRVPRTGGLPPIMLDLEVVGPMARTVEDLAAAMRVLGAAEPDSVAPHGFGPFGSAAVPERPLRILHVPAFGTAPVDPEIADSVAEAAGRLAGLGHRVETGRFDAATALTEAWPVLGQAGIAWLMRAHPGRGDELGADIRALAEAGAALSAADLFDVQRMALALRRDLATLFAGHDLLMTPAAAALPWPAEASHPPRIAGVPVGSRGSATFTGFVNAAGCPGISIPCRPSGAGLPIGFQLVAPWGGDEVLVAMAAAYEAAHPWRMVWEGRAP from the coding sequence ATGACCCGGATCGACGCGACCGGCCCGCTCTGGACCCTATCCGCCGCGGCCCTGGGCCGCCGCTACGCCGCCGGGACGGCGAGCCCGGTCGCGGCCGCCCGCGCCTGCCTGGAGCGGGCCGAGGCCGTGAACCCCGCGCTCAATGCCCTCGTCGCCGTCGATCCCGAGGGCGCGGAGCGCGCCGCCGCGGCGAGCGCGGCGCGCTGGCGGGCGGGGCGGCCGCTCGGGCCCCTCGACGGGGTGCCGCTGACCGTCAAGGACAGCCTGAACGTCGCCGGGTTCGCGACCGGCTGGGGAAGCCGGCTCTACGCGGGGGAGGGGGCTGCGCGCGCGGTCGACCGCGACGAGACGCCGGTGGCGCGGCTGCGCGCGGCCGGGGCGGTGATCCTGGGCAAGACCAACGTCCCGGAGCTGACCGTCCAGGGCTACACCGGCAACCCGGTCCACGGGGTCACCCGGAACCCGTGGGATCCGGCGCTGACGCCGGGGGGCTCCAGCGGCGGCGCCGTCGCGGCGGTGGCTTCCGGGATCGGGCCCCTGGCGCTCGGGACCGACGCGGGCGGCTCGATCCGCCGCCCCGCCTCGCATACCGGCCTCGTCGGCCTGAAGCCGACGGCTGGCCGGGTGCCGCGGACGGGCGGGCTCCCGCCGATCATGCTCGACCTCGAGGTGGTCGGGCCGATGGCGCGCACCGTCGAGGACCTCGCGGCGGCGATGCGGGTCCTCGGGGCGGCCGAGCCGGATTCCGTCGCGCCGCACGGCTTCGGCCCGTTCGGGAGCGCCGCGGTGCCGGAGCGCCCGCTGCGGATCCTGCACGTCCCGGCCTTCGGGACGGCCCCGGTCGATCCCGAGATCGCCGACAGCGTCGCCGAGGCGGCCGGGCGCCTCGCCGGCCTCGGCCACCGGGTCGAGACCGGCCGCTTCGACGCGGCGACGGCCCTCACGGAGGCGTGGCCGGTCCTCGGCCAGGCGGGCATCGCGTGGCTCATGCGCGCGCATCCCGGCCGCGGCGACGAGCTGGGCGCCGACATCCGCGCCCTGGCGGAGGCTGGGGCGGCCCTGTCGGCGGCCGACCTGTTCGACGTGCAGAGGATGGCCCTGGCGCTGCGCCGGGACCTCGCCACCCTGTTCGCCGGCCACGACCTGCTGATGACCCCCGCGGCGGCGGCGCTGCCCTGGCCGGCGGAGGCCTCCCATCCGCCGCGCATCGCCGGGGTGCCGGTGGGGTCCCGCGGCTCGGCGACCTTCACGGGCTTCGTCAACGCCGCCGGCTGCCCGGGGATCTCGATCCCCTGCCGCCCCTCGGGCGCCGGGCTGCCGATCGGGTTCCAGCTCGTGGCGCCCTGGGGCGGCGACGAGGTCCTGGTGGCGATGGCGGCGGCCTACGAGGCGGCCCATCCCTGGCGGATGGTCTGGGAGGGCAGGGCCCCGTGA